In Streptomyces sp. NBC_01426, one genomic interval encodes:
- the glnA gene encoding type I glutamate--ammonia ligase translates to MFQNADEVKQYIEENDVKFVDVRFCDLPGVMQHFTIPARAFDPAEELAFDGSSIRGFQAIHESDMALRADITTARLDPFRKDKTLNINFFIHDPITGEAYSRDPRNIAKKAEAYLASTGIADTAYFGPEAEFYVFDSVRFATTANESFYHIDSEAGAWNTGSEENNRGYKVRYKGGYFPVAPVDHFADLRAEISLELDAQGLQVERQHHEVGTGGQAEINYKFNTLLAAADDLMLFKYIVKNVAWRNGKTATFMPKPIFGDNGSGMHVHQSLWANGDPLFYDEAGYAGLSDTARYYIGGILKHAPSLLAFTNPTVNSYHRLVPGFEAPVNMVYSQRNRSAAMRIPITGSNPKAKRVEFRAPDPSSNPYLAFAALLLAGLDGVKNKIEPMEPIDKDLYELSPDEHASVPQVPTSLEDVLKALEEDHEYLLAGGVFTPDLIETWIDYKRTNEIAPIALRPHPHEFEMYFDI, encoded by the coding sequence ATGTTCCAGAACGCCGACGAAGTGAAGCAGTACATCGAGGAGAACGACGTCAAGTTCGTCGACGTCCGCTTCTGTGACCTGCCTGGTGTGATGCAGCACTTCACCATCCCGGCGCGGGCGTTCGACCCGGCGGAGGAGCTCGCCTTCGACGGATCCTCCATCCGCGGCTTCCAGGCGATCCACGAGTCCGACATGGCGCTGCGCGCCGACATCACCACCGCGCGCCTGGACCCGTTCCGCAAGGACAAGACGCTCAACATCAACTTCTTCATCCACGACCCGATCACGGGCGAGGCCTACAGCCGCGACCCGCGCAACATCGCGAAGAAGGCCGAGGCGTACCTCGCCTCCACCGGCATCGCCGACACCGCGTACTTCGGCCCCGAGGCCGAGTTCTACGTGTTCGACAGCGTGCGCTTCGCGACGACCGCGAACGAGAGCTTCTACCACATCGACTCCGAGGCCGGCGCCTGGAACACCGGCTCCGAGGAGAACAACCGCGGCTACAAGGTCCGCTACAAGGGCGGTTACTTCCCCGTCGCCCCGGTCGACCACTTCGCCGACCTGCGCGCCGAGATCTCGCTGGAACTGGACGCCCAGGGCCTCCAGGTCGAGCGCCAGCACCACGAGGTCGGCACCGGTGGCCAGGCGGAGATCAACTACAAGTTCAACACGCTGCTCGCCGCGGCCGACGACCTGATGCTCTTCAAGTACATCGTGAAGAACGTCGCCTGGCGCAACGGCAAGACCGCGACCTTCATGCCGAAGCCGATCTTCGGTGACAACGGCTCGGGCATGCACGTCCACCAGTCGCTGTGGGCGAACGGCGACCCGCTGTTCTACGACGAGGCCGGCTACGCGGGCCTCTCGGACACCGCCCGCTACTACATCGGCGGCATCCTCAAGCACGCCCCGTCGCTGCTGGCCTTCACCAACCCGACGGTGAACTCCTACCACCGCCTGGTGCCGGGCTTCGAGGCGCCGGTCAACATGGTGTACTCCCAGCGCAACCGCTCCGCCGCGATGCGCATCCCGATCACCGGCTCGAACCCGAAGGCCAAGCGCGTCGAGTTCCGCGCCCCGGACCCGTCGTCCAACCCGTACCTCGCCTTCGCGGCGCTGCTGCTCGCGGGCCTCGACGGTGTCAAGAACAAGATCGAGCCGATGGAGCCGATCGACAAGGACCTCTACGAGCTCTCTCCCGACGAGCACGCGAGCGTCCCGCAGGTCCCGACCAGCCTGGAGGACGTCCTCAAGGCCCTGGAGGAGGACCACGAGTACCTCCTCGCCGGCGGTGTCTTCACCCCGGACCTGATCGAGACCTGGATCGACTACAAGCGCACCAACGAGATCGCCCCGATCGCGCTGCGCCCGCACCCGCACGAGTTCGAGATGTACTTCGACATCTAG
- the aceE gene encoding pyruvate dehydrogenase (acetyl-transferring), homodimeric type — translation MSDPVGKLPSELDQLPDRDTEETAEWAASLDAVAKAAGTRRAEYLLRRTLQHAEAAGLALPKLLETDYVNTIPTAAEPEFPGDEAMEARITAWNRWNAAAMVTRGSKYGVGGHIATFASAAWLYETGFQHFFRGKEADGSGDQLYIQGHASPGIYARAFLDGRVSEQQLDNFRQESGGNGLPSYPHPRRLPWLWEFPTVSMGLGPLSAIYQARFNRYLHNRSIKDTANSHVWAFLGDGEMDEPESTAALALASREQLDNLTFVINCNLQRLDGPVRANFRVVQELEAQFRGAGWNVIKSLWGSAWDELFQLDTTGALVRRLREVPDAQFQTYATRDAAYIREHFFGANAELVQLAAVLSDAKIAECFHTSRGGHEPRKVYAAYKAALEHKGAPTVILAQTVKGYTLGAGFESKNANHQMKKLTIDEFKSMRDKLDLPIPDSAFVDGQVPYGHPGADSPEVRYLNERRTALGGPAPARKVKPVALPAPADRSFAPLLKGSGKQEMATTMAFVRLVKDLMRDKETGKRWVPIVPDEARTFGMESLFPSAGIYSPLGQTYEPVDRDQLMYYKEAKDGQILNEGITEAGAMADFIAACTSYATHGEPMIPFYIFYSMFGWQRTADQMWQLADQLGKGFIVGATAGRTTLTGEGLQHADGHSHLIASTNPASLNYDPAFAYEIAVIVKDGLRRMYGEKPEDVFYYLTVYNEPKVQPAIPEGVEEGILKGLYRFNTAADLAEAAPAADAPKVQLMASGTAIHWALDAQKLLAADWNVAADVWSATSWGELRRDALECDEALLRGEVRTPYVTRALEGVTSPVLAVSDWMRQVPDQISQWVEQDYTSLGTDGFGLSDTREGARRHFGVDAQSIVVAALAQLARRGEVPASAIKEARERYGL, via the coding sequence ATGTCCGACCCCGTAGGAAAGCTTCCGAGCGAGCTCGACCAGCTCCCGGACCGCGACACCGAGGAGACCGCCGAATGGGCGGCCTCCCTCGACGCCGTCGCCAAGGCCGCCGGTACGCGCCGCGCCGAGTACCTGCTCCGTCGTACCCTCCAGCACGCCGAGGCCGCCGGTCTCGCGCTGCCGAAGCTTCTTGAGACGGACTACGTCAACACCATCCCCACCGCCGCGGAGCCGGAGTTCCCCGGCGACGAGGCGATGGAAGCCAGGATCACCGCGTGGAACCGCTGGAACGCGGCCGCCATGGTGACCCGCGGCTCCAAGTACGGCGTCGGCGGCCACATCGCCACCTTCGCCTCGGCGGCCTGGCTCTACGAGACCGGCTTCCAGCACTTCTTCCGCGGGAAGGAGGCCGACGGATCGGGCGACCAGCTCTACATCCAGGGCCACGCCTCCCCCGGCATCTACGCGCGCGCCTTCCTCGACGGCCGCGTCTCCGAGCAGCAGCTCGACAACTTCCGCCAGGAGTCCGGCGGCAACGGCCTGCCGTCCTACCCGCACCCGCGGCGCCTGCCGTGGCTGTGGGAGTTCCCGACGGTGTCGATGGGCCTCGGCCCGCTGTCCGCGATCTACCAGGCGCGGTTCAACCGCTACCTGCACAACCGCAGCATCAAGGACACCGCGAACTCGCACGTCTGGGCCTTCCTGGGCGACGGCGAGATGGACGAGCCCGAGTCGACCGCCGCCCTGGCCCTCGCCTCCCGCGAGCAGCTCGACAACCTGACCTTCGTCATCAACTGCAACCTGCAGCGTCTCGACGGTCCGGTCCGCGCCAACTTCCGCGTGGTCCAGGAGCTGGAGGCCCAGTTCCGCGGCGCCGGCTGGAACGTCATCAAGTCCCTGTGGGGCTCCGCCTGGGACGAGCTTTTCCAGCTCGACACCACGGGCGCCCTCGTGCGCCGCCTGCGCGAGGTCCCGGACGCGCAGTTCCAGACGTACGCGACCCGCGACGCGGCCTACATCCGCGAGCACTTCTTCGGCGCCAACGCCGAACTCGTGCAGCTCGCGGCCGTGCTGTCCGACGCGAAGATCGCCGAGTGCTTCCACACCTCCCGCGGCGGCCACGAGCCCCGCAAGGTGTACGCCGCGTACAAGGCCGCCCTGGAGCACAAGGGCGCGCCGACGGTCATCCTCGCGCAGACCGTCAAGGGCTACACGCTGGGTGCCGGGTTCGAGTCGAAGAACGCGAACCACCAGATGAAGAAGCTCACGATCGACGAGTTCAAGAGCATGCGCGACAAGCTCGACCTCCCGATCCCGGACAGCGCCTTCGTCGACGGCCAGGTCCCCTACGGCCACCCGGGCGCGGACAGCCCCGAGGTCCGGTACCTGAACGAGCGCCGCACGGCCCTCGGCGGCCCGGCCCCGGCCCGCAAGGTCAAGCCCGTGGCCCTGCCGGCCCCGGCCGACCGCTCCTTCGCCCCGCTGCTCAAGGGCTCCGGCAAGCAGGAGATGGCCACCACCATGGCCTTCGTCCGGCTCGTCAAGGACCTGATGCGGGACAAGGAGACCGGCAAGCGCTGGGTGCCGATCGTCCCCGACGAGGCCCGCACCTTCGGCATGGAGTCCCTCTTCCCGTCGGCCGGCATCTACTCGCCGCTCGGTCAGACGTACGAGCCGGTCGACCGCGACCAGCTCATGTACTACAAGGAAGCCAAGGACGGCCAGATCCTCAACGAGGGGATCACCGAGGCCGGCGCCATGGCCGACTTCATCGCCGCCTGCACGTCGTACGCGACGCACGGCGAGCCGATGATCCCGTTCTACATCTTCTACTCGATGTTCGGCTGGCAGCGCACCGCCGACCAGATGTGGCAGCTCGCCGACCAGCTCGGCAAGGGCTTCATCGTCGGCGCCACGGCCGGTCGCACCACGCTGACCGGTGAGGGCCTCCAGCACGCCGACGGCCACTCGCACCTGATCGCGTCCACGAACCCGGCGTCGCTCAACTACGACCCGGCCTTCGCGTACGAGATCGCGGTGATCGTCAAGGACGGTCTGCGCCGCATGTACGGCGAGAAGCCGGAGGACGTCTTCTACTACCTGACGGTCTACAACGAGCCGAAGGTCCAGCCCGCCATCCCGGAGGGCGTCGAGGAAGGCATCCTCAAGGGCCTGTACCGCTTCAACACGGCGGCCGACCTGGCCGAGGCGGCCCCGGCCGCCGACGCCCCGAAGGTCCAGCTCATGGCCTCCGGCACGGCGATCCACTGGGCCCTGGACGCCCAGAAGCTGCTCGCCGCCGACTGGAACGTGGCCGCCGACGTCTGGTCCGCCACCTCCTGGGGCGAGCTGCGCCGCGACGCGCTGGAGTGCGACGAGGCGCTGCTGCGCGGCGAGGTGCGCACCCCGTACGTCACCCGCGCGCTGGAGGGCGTCACGAGCCCGGTGCTGGCCGTGTCCGACTGGATGCGTCAGGTCCCGGACCAGATCAGCCAGTGGGTCGAGCAGGACTACACCTCGCTCGGCACGGACGGCTTCGGCCTCTCCGACACCCGCGAGGGCGCCCGCCGGCACTTCGGTGTCGACGCCCAGTCCATCGTGGTGGCCGCGCTGGCCCAGCTCGCCCGCCGCGGCGAGGTGCCGGCGTCCGCCATCAAGGAGGCCCGCGAGCGCTACGGCCTGTAG
- the sucB gene encoding 2-oxoglutarate dehydrogenase, E2 component, dihydrolipoamide succinyltransferase, translating into MSVSVTLPALGESVTEGTVTRWLKAEGERVEADEPLLEVSTDKVDTEIPSPVSGILASIKVAEDETVEVGAELAVIDDGSGAPAPAEAETVAAETPAEPAPAAEAPAAPAAEAPAAEAPAAEAPAAAPAASGTDVTLPALGESVTEGTVTRWLKQVGESVEADEPLLEVSTDKVDTEIPAPVAGTLLEILVGEDETAEVGARLAVIGVAGAAPAAAPAAAAPAPAEAAAPAAAPAPAEAAAPAAAPAPVEAAAPAAAPAPVQAAPAAAAPAPVAAPAAAPAQAAPAAQAPAAAAPVAPAAPAAPAPAGDEGAYVTPLVRKLASESGVDLSSVSGSGVGGRIRKQDVLAAAEAAKAAAAAPAPAAAAAAPAAKAPAAVSELRGQTVKMTRMRKVIGDNMMKALHSQAQLSSVVEVDITKIMKLREKAKGAFLAREGVKLSPMPFFVKAAAQALKAHAVVNARINEDEGTITYFDSENIGIAVDSEKGLMTPVIKGAGDLNLAGISKATADLAAKVRGNKITPDELSGATFTISNTGSRGALFDTVIVPPNQVAILGIGATVKRPVVIETAEGTNIGIRDMTYLTLSYDHRLVDGADAARYLSAVKAILEAGEFEVELGL; encoded by the coding sequence ATGTCGGTTTCCGTAACCCTTCCGGCGCTCGGTGAGAGCGTCACCGAGGGCACTGTCACCCGTTGGCTGAAGGCCGAGGGCGAGCGCGTCGAGGCCGACGAGCCGTTGCTCGAGGTATCGACCGACAAGGTCGACACCGAGATCCCGTCGCCCGTCTCCGGCATCCTGGCCTCCATCAAGGTCGCCGAGGACGAGACCGTCGAGGTCGGCGCCGAGCTGGCCGTCATCGACGACGGCTCGGGCGCCCCGGCCCCGGCCGAGGCCGAGACGGTCGCCGCCGAGACCCCCGCCGAGCCGGCTCCGGCCGCCGAGGCACCCGCGGCTCCCGCCGCCGAGGCACCTGCTGCCGAGGCTCCGGCCGCCGAGGCCCCCGCCGCCGCGCCTGCAGCGTCCGGCACGGACGTCACTCTCCCCGCCCTGGGCGAGAGCGTCACCGAGGGCACCGTCACCCGCTGGCTGAAGCAGGTCGGCGAGTCGGTCGAGGCCGACGAGCCGCTGCTGGAGGTCTCGACCGACAAGGTCGACACCGAGATCCCCGCCCCGGTCGCCGGCACCCTGCTGGAGATCCTGGTCGGCGAGGACGAGACCGCCGAGGTCGGCGCTCGCCTGGCCGTCATCGGTGTCGCCGGCGCGGCCCCCGCGGCGGCTCCGGCCGCCGCAGCCCCGGCTCCGGCCGAGGCCGCCGCTCCCGCCGCAGCCCCGGCTCCGGCCGAGGCCGCCGCTCCCGCCGCCGCCCCGGCTCCGGTGGAGGCTGCCGCTCCGGCCGCCGCCCCGGCTCCGGTTCAGGCCGCTCCCGCGGCTGCCGCTCCGGCTCCCGTGGCGGCTCCGGCCGCCGCTCCGGCGCAGGCCGCTCCGGCCGCTCAGGCTCCGGCCGCCGCGGCTCCCGTGGCCCCGGCCGCTCCCGCCGCCCCGGCCCCGGCCGGCGACGAGGGCGCGTACGTGACCCCGCTGGTGCGCAAGCTCGCCTCGGAGTCCGGCGTCGACCTGTCCTCGGTCTCGGGCTCCGGTGTCGGTGGCCGTATCCGCAAGCAGGACGTCCTGGCCGCCGCCGAGGCCGCCAAGGCTGCCGCCGCCGCTCCGGCGCCGGCAGCCGCCGCTGCCGCTCCGGCCGCCAAGGCTCCGGCCGCGGTGTCCGAGCTGCGTGGCCAGACCGTCAAGATGACCCGCATGCGCAAGGTCATCGGCGACAACATGATGAAGGCCCTGCACTCGCAGGCCCAGCTCAGCTCCGTGGTCGAGGTGGACATCACCAAGATCATGAAGCTGCGCGAGAAGGCCAAGGGCGCGTTCCTGGCCCGCGAGGGCGTCAAGCTCTCGCCGATGCCGTTCTTCGTCAAGGCCGCGGCCCAGGCGCTGAAGGCCCACGCGGTCGTCAACGCCCGGATCAACGAGGACGAGGGCACCATCACCTACTTCGACTCGGAGAACATCGGCATCGCCGTGGACTCCGAGAAGGGCCTGATGACCCCGGTCATCAAGGGTGCCGGTGACCTCAACCTGGCGGGCATCTCCAAGGCGACCGCCGACCTGGCCGCCAAGGTCCGCGGCAACAAGATCACGCCGGACGAGCTGTCGGGCGCGACCTTCACCATCAGCAACACCGGCTCGCGCGGTGCCCTGTTCGACACGGTCATCGTGCCGCCGAACCAGGTCGCCATCCTGGGCATCGGTGCCACGGTGAAGCGCCCGGTGGTCATCGAGACCGCCGAGGGCACGAACATCGGCATCCGTGACATGACGTACCTGACCCTGTCCTACGACCACCGCCTGGTGGACGGCGCGGACGCGGCCCGGTACCTCTCGGCCGTCAAGGCGATCCTGGAAGCCGGCGAGTTCGAGGTCGAGCTCGGCCTGTAA
- a CDS encoding DUF4240 domain-containing protein has product MDETEFWEIVDRTREAAEGDPEEHAELLVERLAQLDPDSVLDFARHFESRYNRAYTWDLWGAAWVLLDGASDDAFDYFRCWLIGQGREVFEGGVHDPDHLAELLGDFDEEIDGDGEELGYAADEAYEQLTGAVAPDLGVPLQAAEPEGAPLDFENEAVLAERFPRLWDRFRA; this is encoded by the coding sequence ATGGACGAGACGGAGTTCTGGGAGATCGTCGACCGTACCCGCGAGGCCGCCGAGGGCGACCCCGAGGAGCACGCCGAGCTGCTCGTGGAGCGGCTGGCTCAGCTCGACCCGGACTCCGTGCTGGACTTCGCCCGGCACTTCGAGTCGCGGTACAACCGGGCGTACACCTGGGACCTCTGGGGGGCGGCCTGGGTGCTGCTCGACGGGGCGAGCGACGACGCGTTCGACTACTTCCGGTGCTGGCTGATCGGCCAGGGGCGGGAGGTCTTCGAGGGCGGGGTGCACGACCCCGACCACCTGGCGGAACTGCTGGGCGACTTCGACGAGGAGATCGACGGCGACGGCGAGGAGCTGGGGTACGCGGCGGACGAGGCGTACGAGCAGCTGACCGGGGCGGTGGCGCCGGACCTCGGGGTTCCGTTGCAGGCGGCCGAGCCGGAGGGCGCTCCCCTGGACTTCGAGAACGAAGCCGTGCTCGCGGAGCGCTTCCCCCGGCTCTGGGACCGGTTCAGGGCCTGA
- a CDS encoding SDR family NAD(P)-dependent oxidoreductase, giving the protein MNRYEGRRVLITGGGSGIGRATVHRILAEGGRVHTADVDEAGLKSTADQAGADGHGDRLTTAVLDISDEAAVRAKIADAVASLGGLDVLVNAAGILRSSHTHQTTLDFWNKVIAVNLTGTFLVIRESIPALLEGDQPVVVNFSSTSASFAHPYMSAYAASKGGIQSMTHALAAEYSKQGLRFVAVAPGSIESGMTTGNGPGLPEDTDWSLFTKLAPALGRGFAGPETVAGVVAMLGSEDGAFITGTEIRIDGGTHY; this is encoded by the coding sequence ATGAATCGATACGAAGGACGTCGCGTCCTCATCACCGGCGGCGGCTCCGGCATCGGCCGGGCCACCGTCCACCGCATCCTCGCCGAGGGTGGCCGCGTACACACCGCGGACGTCGACGAAGCCGGGCTCAAGAGCACGGCCGACCAGGCCGGCGCCGACGGCCACGGGGACCGCCTCACCACCGCCGTCCTCGACATATCCGACGAGGCCGCCGTACGGGCCAAGATCGCCGACGCCGTCGCGAGCCTCGGCGGGCTCGACGTGCTGGTCAACGCCGCCGGCATCCTGCGCTCCTCGCACACCCACCAGACCACGCTCGACTTCTGGAACAAGGTCATCGCGGTCAACCTCACCGGCACCTTCCTGGTGATCCGCGAGTCGATCCCGGCGCTGCTGGAGGGCGACCAGCCGGTCGTCGTGAACTTCAGCTCCACCTCGGCGTCCTTCGCGCACCCCTACATGTCCGCCTACGCGGCCAGCAAGGGCGGCATCCAGTCCATGACCCACGCGCTGGCCGCCGAGTACAGCAAGCAGGGCCTGCGCTTCGTCGCCGTGGCCCCCGGCTCCATCGAGAGCGGCATGACCACCGGCAACGGCCCGGGCCTGCCCGAGGACACCGACTGGAGCCTGTTCACCAAGCTGGCCCCGGCCCTCGGTCGGGGCTTCGCGGGGCCGGAGACGGTGGCCGGCGTCGTCGCGATGCTCGGGTCCGAGGACGGGGCGTTCATCACCGGCACGGAGATCCGCATCGACGGCGGCACGCACTACTGA
- the lpdA gene encoding dihydrolipoyl dehydrogenase encodes MANDASTVFDLVILGGGSGGYAAALRASQLGLDVALIEKNKLGGTCLHNGCIPTKALLHAGEIADQAREAAQFGVKASFEGIDIAGVHKYKDDVISGLYKGLQGLVASRKVTYIEGEGRLSSPTSVDVDGRTIQGRHVLLATGSVPKSLPGLDIDGNRIISSDHALVLDRVPESAIILGGGVIGVEFASAWKSFGTDVTVIEGLKHLVPVEDENSSKLLERAFRKRGIKFNLGTFFEKAEYTENGVRVTLADGKTFEAEVLLVAIGRGPVSQGLGYEEQGVAMDRGYVLVDEYMQTNVPSISAVGDLVPTLQLAHVGFAEGILVAERLAGLKAVPIDYDGVPRVTYCHPEVASVGITEAKAKEIYGADKVVALKYNLAGNGKSKILKTAGEIKLVQVKDGAVVGVHMVGDRMGEQVGEAQLIYNWEALPAEVAQLIHAHPTQNEALGEAHLALAGKPLHSHD; translated from the coding sequence GTGGCGAACGACGCCAGCACCGTTTTCGACCTAGTGATCCTCGGCGGTGGCAGTGGCGGTTACGCCGCGGCGCTGCGCGCATCCCAGCTGGGTCTCGACGTTGCGCTGATCGAGAAGAACAAGCTCGGCGGCACCTGCCTGCACAACGGCTGCATCCCCACGAAGGCACTGCTGCACGCCGGTGAGATCGCGGACCAGGCGCGCGAAGCCGCCCAGTTCGGTGTCAAGGCCTCCTTCGAGGGCATCGACATCGCGGGTGTGCACAAGTACAAGGACGACGTCATCTCGGGCCTGTACAAGGGTCTCCAGGGTCTCGTCGCCTCGCGCAAGGTGACCTACATCGAGGGTGAGGGCCGCCTCTCCTCGCCGACCTCCGTCGACGTCGACGGCCGCACCATCCAGGGCCGCCACGTCCTGCTGGCGACCGGCTCCGTGCCGAAGTCGCTGCCGGGCCTGGACATCGACGGAAACCGCATCATCTCCTCGGACCACGCGCTCGTCCTGGACCGCGTGCCCGAGTCCGCGATCATCCTGGGCGGCGGCGTCATCGGCGTCGAGTTCGCCTCGGCGTGGAAGTCCTTCGGCACCGACGTCACCGTCATCGAGGGCCTCAAGCACCTCGTGCCGGTCGAGGACGAGAACAGCTCCAAGCTTCTTGAGCGCGCGTTCCGCAAGCGCGGCATCAAGTTCAACCTCGGCACCTTCTTCGAGAAGGCCGAGTACACCGAGAACGGTGTCCGCGTCACCCTCGCCGACGGCAAGACCTTCGAGGCGGAGGTGCTGCTGGTCGCGATCGGCCGCGGCCCGGTCTCGCAGGGTCTGGGTTACGAGGAGCAGGGCGTCGCGATGGACCGCGGCTACGTCCTGGTCGACGAGTACATGCAGACCAACGTGCCGAGCATCTCGGCCGTCGGTGACCTCGTCCCGACCCTGCAGCTCGCACACGTCGGCTTCGCCGAGGGCATCCTCGTCGCCGAGCGTCTGGCCGGCCTCAAGGCCGTCCCGATCGACTACGACGGTGTGCCGCGCGTCACGTACTGCCACCCCGAGGTCGCCTCCGTCGGCATCACCGAGGCCAAGGCCAAGGAGATCTACGGGGCCGACAAGGTCGTGGCCCTGAAGTACAACCTGGCGGGCAACGGCAAGAGCAAGATCCTCAAGACTGCGGGCGAGATCAAGCTCGTCCAGGTCAAGGATGGTGCCGTGGTCGGCGTCCACATGGTCGGTGACCGGATGGGCGAGCAGGTCGGCGAAGCCCAGTTGATCTACAACTGGGAAGCTCTGCCGGCCGAGGTCGCGCAGCTCATCCACGCGCACCCGACCCAGAACGAAGCGCTCGGCGAGGCCCACCTGGCCCTTGCCGGCAAGCCGCTTCACTCCCACGACTAA
- a CDS encoding GntR family transcriptional regulator, whose product MTPPVVHSLREQIREHIVEGIVSGRWKPGERIVERRIAVELEVSQTPVREALRELETLRLIESAPNKGVRVRNLSAADLEEIYPVRAGLEQIAAELAAPRLAADCTALEPHVAALWEADRTEDGTAQVRHTVGFHREMVRAAGNSVLLHTWESLGIEVFTALSIRWLGTVQKSYAEEHEALVAAFRGQDPDIGLLVKRHVLGCAPRA is encoded by the coding sequence ATCACCCCACCCGTCGTGCACTCGCTGCGCGAGCAGATCCGCGAGCACATCGTGGAGGGGATCGTCAGCGGCCGCTGGAAGCCCGGCGAGCGCATCGTGGAGCGCCGGATCGCCGTCGAGCTGGAGGTCAGCCAGACGCCGGTGCGGGAGGCGCTGCGCGAGCTGGAGACGCTGCGGCTGATCGAGTCCGCGCCGAACAAGGGCGTCCGCGTACGGAACCTCTCCGCGGCCGACCTGGAGGAGATCTACCCGGTCCGGGCCGGTCTGGAGCAGATCGCCGCCGAGCTGGCCGCGCCCCGGCTGGCGGCCGACTGCACGGCGCTGGAGCCGCACGTGGCGGCCCTGTGGGAGGCGGACCGCACCGAGGACGGCACGGCGCAGGTGCGGCACACGGTGGGCTTCCACCGCGAGATGGTGCGGGCGGCCGGGAACAGCGTGCTGCTGCACACCTGGGAGAGCCTGGGCATCGAGGTGTTCACGGCGCTGTCCATCCGCTGGCTCGGTACCGTCCAGAAGTCGTACGCGGAGGAGCACGAGGCGCTCGTGGCGGCGTTCCGGGGTCAGGATCCGGACATCGGACTGCTCGTCAAGCGGCATGTCCTGGGCTGCGCGCCGCGCGCCTGA
- a CDS encoding TetR family transcriptional regulator has product MRSPRPYSPQAGPGAQSLTERRKAATQLDIARAACELFAEHGPDGTTAEDIAHRAGVALRTFYRYFRNKQEAVAPLLAGGGDAWRALLAEEDPGTPLAEALERAVTRSLGDSQAVEEGLKVTRGLLRAAAGDEALRAVWYRVNQDSEERLVPVIARLAGPDADALGVRLLAAAATDAIRIALELWSATDAPVAGPGSPAELAVRCLRDLTGAMPLLHRSA; this is encoded by the coding sequence GTGAGATCCCCTCGTCCGTACTCTCCCCAGGCCGGCCCCGGAGCCCAGTCGCTGACCGAGCGCCGCAAGGCCGCCACCCAGCTCGACATCGCCCGCGCCGCCTGCGAACTCTTCGCCGAGCACGGCCCCGACGGCACCACCGCCGAGGACATCGCCCACCGCGCCGGCGTGGCCCTGCGCACGTTCTACCGCTACTTCCGCAACAAGCAGGAGGCCGTGGCCCCCCTGCTCGCCGGCGGCGGTGACGCCTGGCGCGCGCTGCTCGCCGAGGAGGACCCGGGCACCCCCCTGGCCGAGGCGCTGGAGCGCGCCGTCACCCGCTCCCTCGGCGACTCCCAGGCCGTCGAGGAAGGCCTGAAGGTGACCCGCGGGCTGCTGCGGGCGGCCGCCGGCGACGAGGCCCTGCGGGCCGTCTGGTACCGCGTGAACCAAGACTCCGAGGAACGCCTGGTCCCGGTGATCGCCCGGCTCGCCGGCCCCGACGCCGACGCCCTCGGCGTCCGCCTCCTGGCGGCGGCCGCCACGGACGCGATCCGCATCGCCCTGGAACTCTGGTCGGCCACCGACGCCCCGGTCGCCGGCCCCGGCTCCCCCGCCGAACTCGCGGTCCGCTGCCTGCGCGACCTGACGGGCGCGATGCCCCTGCTCCACCGCTCCGCCTGA